In Miscanthus floridulus cultivar M001 chromosome 5, ASM1932011v1, whole genome shotgun sequence, one genomic interval encodes:
- the LOC136454515 gene encoding uncharacterized protein — translation MGETLSFAPRKVIKSQVLSDFVAEWTDTQLPPAQIQSECWTMYFDGSLMKTGAGAGLLLVSPLGIHMRYMIRLHFAASNNVTEYEALVNGLQTAIELGVRRLDMRGDSQLVVDQVMKESSCHDPKMKAYCAMSVSHGGQPCSIFKAFAMAHKGKATSDVDYNLEDRAEAYSNATVHNRLTSG, via the exons ATGGgagaaaccttgtctttcgcgcctcgaaAAGTGATCAAATCGCAGGTCCTGTCCGACTTTgtagctgagtggaccgacacgcagctgccacccgctcagatccaatcagaatgctggaccatgtacttcgatgggtctctgatgaagactggggctggcgcgggcctgctcctagtCTCGCCCCTCGggatacacatgcgctacatgatccggcttcacttcgccgcctccaacaatgtcaccgaatacgaggccctcgtcaacggcctgcaaactGCCATCGAGCTTGGAGTGCGACGTCTCGACATGCGGGGTGATtcccagctcgtcgtcgatcaggtgatgaaagagtcaagctgccatgaccccaaaatgaaggcgtactgcgcgatg TCggtgtcacatggtggccagccttgctccatcttcaaggcatttgctatggcccacaagggcaaggcgacgtccgacgtcgactacaacctGGAGGACAGGGccgaggcgtacagcaatgcgaccgtccacaaccgcctta CTTCCGGCTGA
- the LOC136451948 gene encoding uncharacterized protein, producing MARVREPPMASNDDSASLLVDEWSPPAVTPARVSSPLRRLLHGGKQATTTRPATTTTTTATRSHDVKRFICSPFVAIFRAMSCARDAAIPTCDEQQPGSNNGTAGVAAERRREAARRRRPSLEQLLRMEARAPPPVSARPDHQQRKLVVGKPREAAPAAPYEVISSCAVKGNKEQEPLFPSAPQSHFVAAVSDDGERRRRRTTIVPVKLEAGAGGPGRQTNAKWLVVVFASLRACSRAPRINDGKVAVAGRAPGKAELFYYRPIPMGRRCRVQHLEESPYGASSDLSSLLELGQM from the coding sequence ATGGCGCGCGTGCGCGAGCCACCGATGGCATCGAACGACGACTCCGCGTCGCTCTTGGTCGACGAATGGTCTCCACCAGCAGTCACCCCTGCTCGTGTCTCGTCTCCTTTGCGGCGGCTCCTTCACGGCGGGAAGcaggcgacgacgacgaggccggccaccaccaccaccacaaccgccACCAGGAGCCACGACGTCAAGAGGTTCATTTGCTCGCCTTTCGTGGCCATCTTCCGGGCGATGTCGTGCGCGCGTGATGCTGCGATTCCTACATGCGACGAACAACAGCCAGGCAGCAACAACGGCACGGCCGGGGTGGCCGCCGAGCGCCGCCGGGAGGCGGCGAGGAGGAGACGACCAAGCCTGGAGCAGCTCCTCAGGATGgaagcgcgcgcgccgccgccagtATCCGCCCGCCCAGATCATCAGCAGCGCAAGCTGGTGGTGGGTAAACCACGAGAAGCGGCGCCGGCAGCTCCGTACGAGGTTATCTCCTCCTGCGCCGTGAAGGGGAATAAAGAGCAGGAGCCGTTATTCCCCTCTGCTCCTCAAAGCCATTTCGTGGCTGCTGTCTCCGACGAcggtgagcggcggcggcggcgaaccaCGATCGTGCCCGTGAAGTTGgaggccggcgccggcggccccGGACGGCAAACGAACGCGAAATGGCTGGTGGTCGTTTTCGCGTCTCTGCGGGCGTGCTCACGGGCTCCGAGGATTAACGACGGGAAGGTGGCTGTGGCAGGCCGTGCTCCCGGCAAGGCGGAGCTGTTCTATTATCGACCCATTCCCATGGGGCGGAGGTGCCGGGTTCAGCATCTGGAGGAGTCTCCTTACGGTGCAAGTAGTGACTTGTCGTCGCTGCTCGAACTTGGACAGATGTGA